Within Xanthomonas oryzae pv. oryzae, the genomic segment AATGGCTGGAGCAGTTCCTGGCGCGCTACACCGGGACCGTGGTGGCGGTGACGCATGATCGCTATTTCCTCGACAACGCTGCCGAATGGATCCTGGAACTGGACCGCGGCCGCGGCATTCCGTGGAAGGGCAACTACACCGACTGGCTGACCCAGAAGGACGAGCGCCTCAAACAGGAAGACAACCAGGAAAAGTCGCGCCAGAAGGCGATCCAGAAGGAACTGGAATGGTCGCGCCAGAACGCCAAGGGCGGCCGCACCAAGGGCAAGGCACGTCTGGCCCGCCTGGAAGAGCTGCAGTCGGTCGATTACCAGAAGCGCAACGAAACCAACGAAATTTTCATCCCGCCGGGCGAACGCCTGGGCAACGCGGTGATGGAGTTCAAGAATGTCTCCAAGAAGTTCGGCGACCGCTTGTTGATCGACAACCTGTCGATGATCGTGCCGCCAGGCGCCATCGTCGGCATCATCGGCCCCAACGGTGCCGGTAAGTCGACACTGTTCAAGATGATCACCGGCCAGGAAAAGCCGGACTCCGGCGAGATCGTGGTCGGCCCCACCGTGCAGCTGTCCTATGTGGACCAGAGCCGCGACGCGCTGGAAGGCAACCACAACGTCTTCCAGGAAATCGCTGGCGGCCTGGACATCCTCAACATCAACGGCATTGAGATCCAGTCGCGCGCCTACATCGGCCGCTTCAACTTCAAGGGCCAGGACCAGCAGAAGATGGTTGGTTCGTTGTCCGGTGGTGAGCGCGGTCGTCTGCACATGGCCAAGACGCTGCTACAGGGCGGCAACGTGCTGCTGCTCGACGAACCGTCCAACGACCTGGACATCGAAACCCTGCGTGCGCTGGAAGATGCGTTGCTGGAATTCCCCGGCAATACCTTCGTGATTTCGCATGACCGCTGGTTCCTGGACCGTATTGCCACGCACATCCTGGCGTTCGAAGGCGACTCGCACGTGGAGTTCTTCCAGGGCAACTACCGCGAGTACGAAGAAGACAAGCGCCGCCGCATGGGCGACGACGCCGGCCCGAAGCGCCTGCGCTTCAAGGCACTGAAGTAACGAGTCGTAGCTCCAAAAAAGGCGCCGGAAGGCGCCTTTTTTATATGCGCACCGACCATCTCAACTCCTCCTTGCTCGCCCATCGTCGCGGGACCTTGCGCGGCATCCCTGCCCACCCGTCGACGGAATGCTCACCTGCCCTGCACTAACGTGCCGGCGTCATCCATCTGAGGTATGCATATGCCTGTCAGCTATTCGATCAGCCTGCCCGATCCAAAGCTCGCTCGTGGTAGCGCGACCTCGGTGAGCTTTACCGCCAATGGCGCCGACGCATTCGCCGAGCAGTTGCAGTCTGCGCTGCGCGACCCGGCCTGGTTCGACCGTTGGCGCCAGCTGCAGCCCGACCCGGACGAGGTGGATCCCAGCCTGGGCATCACAGACCCGGCAGCGACGGTGACTGGCAGGCAGCACGACCTGCGCATCGACCTGGTTGCCACTACCAGCATTCCCGGCGCTCTCTTCAAACAGCGTATGCAGGCGTTAGCCGGCGCGCACTGGGAAATGCGCGACGTCCGCTAAGCCGAAGATTCTGAAACCCTTGCATCCCGGCGCGCGCGATTGACGCCTTTGAGCAGCAGCCACAGGCACAACGTCGTTCCGCCAACCAGCACCGGCAGCAGGATGCCCGGGTTGATCGTTGCAGCAAATTCCGGCGCCAACTGCTGGGCAAATGCGGCGATGAGATAGCTGATACCGGCCAACAGCATCAGCACACCCACCGTGCGCGGCAGGTAGGTGGAGCGATAGATCACACTGTCGCTGACCAGGCAGGCGGCGCCAGAAAAGATCGGCGCTATTGAACGCGATGCCGTGGCCCAGCAATGCCATTGATGCCAGCGCGAACCCATGCTCCGGTGATGCACCCGTCGCACTGGAGGCCAGCGGCAACACCCTCAGTTGGAACACCTTGCTGATTGCTTCGACTGACAGCGATGCGATGTTCAACAGCACAAACAACAACGCCAGACCACGACCCGCTGGCCGTAGCAACAGATAGTCGATTCATCAC encodes:
- the ettA gene encoding energy-dependent translational throttle protein EttA, giving the protein MSQYIYTMNRVSKVVPPKRQIIKDISLSFFPGAKIGLLGLNGAGKSTVLKIMAGVDTDFEGEARPQAGIKVGYLAQEPQLNPEHTVREAVEEGVGDVLQAQAALDAVYLAYAEEGADFDALAKEQERLEAILAAGDAHTLENQLDVAADALRLPPWEAIVGKLSGGEKRRVALCRLLLQKPDMLLLDEPTNHLDAESVEWLEQFLARYTGTVVAVTHDRYFLDNAAEWILELDRGRGIPWKGNYTDWLTQKDERLKQEDNQEKSRQKAIQKELEWSRQNAKGGRTKGKARLARLEELQSVDYQKRNETNEIFIPPGERLGNAVMEFKNVSKKFGDRLLIDNLSMIVPPGAIVGIIGPNGAGKSTLFKMITGQEKPDSGEIVVGPTVQLSYVDQSRDALEGNHNVFQEIAGGLDILNINGIEIQSRAYIGRFNFKGQDQQKMVGSLSGGERGRLHMAKTLLQGGNVLLLDEPSNDLDIETLRALEDALLEFPGNTFVISHDRWFLDRIATHILAFEGDSHVEFFQGNYREYEEDKRRRMGDDAGPKRLRFKALK
- a CDS encoding DUF4386 domain-containing protein → MGSRWHQWHCWATASRSIAPIFSGAACLVSDSVIYRSTYLPRTVGVLMLLAGISYLIAAFAQQLAPEFAATINPGILLPVLVGGTTLCLWLLLKGVNRARRDARVSESSA